Part of the Anopheles gambiae chromosome 3, idAnoGambNW_F1_1, whole genome shotgun sequence genome is shown below.
aaattgaaaacttAAACACTACTAATAATGGACCACACTAAGTTCCCCCGGCTCCACTGCCACTAGCTGTACCACCAGCTGCAGCTGTCGCATCATGCATGCGCGGTACCTCATCATAATCCATCTTAACGCATGCCATCTTATTGCGCGGCTCCACATGCTTTAGCACTTGCACGATATTGCTGAAGTTGTTCCACGATACTCCGGCAGCGACGGGGCCCAACACGGATTGCGAATTGTTTTGCACAAAGTGGAAAGTAACCGGTGTCGGACGCAGATAGTCGCTCAGCACCGGTTCCGGGTCTTTATTGTCCTTAAAGCTGTAACGGCTTTTGGTGTCTGGGCATTGTCTCTGATGACTGGCCATTGGCGGTATGAGCACCATATCGTTGACCGTACACGGTAGTACAGTCCTAAACACAATCTTACCCTGCCGAGGGTTGAGGCAATTCTTGACCTAAAAGGAAGAACAGTGTACAAGTCAACAGTTCCACGAGTTTTTGGGTGGTAATTGGCGCTTACCAGCTCTCCTTCAAGGTTACTGCGCGTGGCTACCTGGTACATGCTAGTGAACTGCGCCGGTTGCTTCTTCTTGATCGGCTCAACCTGTTTGACTAGACCGAGCATTGTTGCCAGTTCCGGTCGCATGTACTTGGTAGCGCCGCCCAATGTGGAGATGGTGCCTGTTGCTGTTCCGAACTCTGCTCCTAACCCTGCAACAGTTGCAACGGATGATGTAACCGATGGCGGTTGCGGTTGTAATTCCGGTTGGGCAGATGATGACGGTGGTACAGTTGGTACCGCGATTGATTTCGACGAGGTTTCGCACACATTTTCCCCAAAGTATTGTATCAATTCTCTCGTAGCACTTTGCGTAGCGGGGTTCAATAGCCTGTTGTTGATATAAAACTTTCGTTTTACAGCCTTATTTCTCCCCATTTTTAGCTTTTCGGTTCGGATGCGCGTGTCGGTACTATTGGCGTCGTGGTTTTTGACATCCAATTGCCGATTGTCAACCAGAGGCACTGTTGTAAGGTTCTGCAGCGTCAAAAGCGCGCGAATGTTTCAATCACGCTGTACGTTATATGGCGGGGCACCACGGAggtgacaaaatgttgaaacaaTTTCAACATTGTCAAAACTGCTTGTCAACTCGTATCTCGTGTGATTTTAATGATTCATCGGTCTGGTCATCTCAAGAAAATTGTTAACTGGTCCATACATTTTACAGGAAAAGCATATATGCCTCTAGCAATAATAATTGTTGGAATgtttaggcccgtgtctgtgctccatcggatgcgtttttatcggaaggcctgtcaaaattttaaatgaaatttgacagataacgtcggacgtgcgatttcgtcgtacgaccaaggtgttataaatgacaagatgaagttgttcagagcaaaatgacatttctccacttgacatttctcttccgggggctccgttataaaaatcggggagggctggtgcggggtaatgaaatttgtatgcagagagtgacagatgtcccccacaatgtcgcccagcaaaagcgataaaaatcaaccttctaaatacattatccttgcgtacgacggaatcaaaaaaatttgatttcgtcggacgccgcatccgattttatctgtcaaactaaatgtgtggtgttttgtaggaacaatctcaacttaatttttcataatcgttatacagtagaacgtcgattatctgggggcggattaaccggcgggcggcttaaccgtgcgcataaatgtgacagctgttcaaacgtacagtgaacatttgctgcgatagtcaagtgggcaaccagttttttgtgcagctctgtagtgtctattggtgttttcgaaatttatttttgttcatgaacagttgttaaacctatagttattgattaaaataatattctactaacgatttatCGATTGGTTCaaggtgaattaatcataaactAGTggattattacatttttatatgaatttgaatttgacggataatggtccaaatccgtgcaaatcgattaaccggcaaacgCCCGGTCCCGAGCAAGGattatgtatttagaaggttgatttttatcgcttttgctgggcgacattgtgggggacatctgtcattctctgcatacaaatttcattaccccgcaccagccctccccgatttttataccggagcccccggaagagaaatgtcaagtcgagaaatgtcattttactctgaacaacttcaccttgtcatttataacaccttggtcccgagctgcccggataatcgacgttccactgtattattaaaatcatccaaataatcgcaatattatacgaaaaatgaagtgcgataaaatcgcatgcgatggagcacagacacgggccttaatCAGTTTTCAAGGGCTTTCTGCTGTCAAATGGTATCCAAGTTGGCCAAATCGATTTTGGCTAATATTTGACCTCTTTTCCTACACAGACCTTGCATGGTCCTATAGGAATCTAAAAATCTATAATCTATAAGAGACCTATAGGAATCTAAAAATTCTGATAGGGTTTGATCATCCCAAGCCCTGCAGCTACCTTCACTTTCATTAATACCTTCCACAGCTTCTAGTAGGATAATTTCTTTCATCCCCACAATCCCTATTTACCAAAATCCTCGTTCTGTTCAGtttttattggattttttttagtttgttttattttgtctaCTTAAAAAATTATACTTTTACAATAATAGTTGCTCGAATGTTGCCTTTTTAATGCCGCACGCCACACAACCGCGCCCGCATCGCCCACACGCACGTGTAATCTCATAGATTCGTCCATTGATCGAGTGTGTTTTCTGGTTTTGCTTTCAACTTTACTGCCTCCTTTACTTCTGTTTCTCTCTGCGCTATTGTGGTGTGCTGGCATAATTGTTGTCATTTTACAATTGTGTCCTTTGTGGTTgtaatgttgttttgttttgtttcgtttcgttcgttcggcACTGTCTCAttcttttttcattgctttttttttcaacattcttCAATTATTTTATAGTACTGTTAGAAtggtgaaaagtgtttttcGTTTACGTTTGTTAGTGTTTCTTTAGTGCTCTTCTcgtaaccttttttttcttttaatagaATTTCATTGCACTTTGGTCGACTTCTGGTTCGAGTTTGCTCGAGCTACGTACGGGCGACGGTAATTTGGAACTCGTTTTTTGACCTATTAAAACCACACCTTTATCTAATGCTTTCGACCAACATTCGGCCACACACGCTCACTAGCGGGCCACGATTGTTGAACAGGGAAGGTAAAGGGTAAATAAAGGAAAGGTACCCATGCCCCAACAACCAACCACTCTCTAAGTTGGGATCGACATTCATTAAAACAGTACTTTGGCCAATCCAATCTATACAACCGCAGGGCACGGCGCGACCGCACCGTTGTAAGCAATGATGCAAGTTTGCTTGCAAGTGTTGTTTTCGCTTGCTCATAAACAATGGCTTTTGGTCGACAAAATCTTCATGAACGCTTCGCTCATcgctttttagtttttttccgTTTGAAAGTTTAAATTGCTCAACAATTAATCAAACAAAAGGGTGACATGCGCGGCAACCGGTTTACGCTAACGCCCTCTGCACTTAACTAACGTGTGATCTCCAGAGGTGTGatcccagcagcaacagttagGTCTCTCCAGTAAAGAGACTTTCGTATTTTGTTGTCGCTCTTGGTAGGATGACTAATCGACTTAACCAGTGTAGCCCGACTTAACCAAGAGAACCGTCACCGACTTTCCATCTACAAGTTCCGAGACGTTTTGTGAAAGTTTTACAACGATAAAATCATACAGAGCTTAGTATTTGTTAGTACGGGGTTTCTGCTTTCTGCCGCAAAAGTTACCATTTCACTATATCCTACAGTTTGAAACTCTCTTTCATTTCCTGTGTGTTCTTTCTGGTTctggcatttttttgtttgttttccactaTTTTTTGCGTGGTGacatttaaagttttttgttttgtttttcgatttcGAATCGGTTTGCCctttttattcgttttgttttttgttttgtctaatTCAACGCACTTTCCCTCTTTACGATGGAGTCAGCCCACTTTTACTACCGGCGATGCTTAGTGCTCGTTCAGTttgcttcctcttctttttaGTTTCGA
Proteins encoded:
- the LOC133393996 gene encoding uncharacterized protein LOC133393996 — protein: MGRNKAVKRKFYINNRLLNPATQSATRELIQYFGENVCETSSKSIAVPTVPPSSSAQPELQPQPPSVTSSVATVAGLGAEFGTATGTISTLGGATKYMRPELATMLGLVKQVEPIKKKQPAQFTSMYQVATRSNLEGELVKNCLNPRQGKIVFRTVLPCTVNDMVLIPPMASHQRQCPDTKSRYSFKDNKDPEPVLSDYLRPTPVTFHFVQNNSQSVLGPVAAGVSWNNFSNIVQVLKHVEPRNKMACVKMDYDEVPRMHDATAAAGGTASGSGAGGT